A window of the Janthinobacterium agaricidamnosum NBRC 102515 = DSM 9628 genome harbors these coding sequences:
- a CDS encoding hybrid sensor histidine kinase/response regulator — METRILIHAPTGRDAALAARLLDAAAIRHCICDGPAELARQLALGAAGVLTVEEALPDGGLQVLSEYVRKQPDWSDLPVILLSRGGPDSSIVRHAVSSLGNLTLLERPVHTLTLLTSVQAMLRARTKQYHMREGERRKDEFLASLGHELRNPLAPIKTSVALLSHWYPDTPQVTRVRDVIERQVTHLTRLVDDLLDVARITSGKIELQCQDIRFSAVIGHVAELSQQAALAKHITIDYNLPRHPIQLFADHARLVQVLSNILSNAVKFTPHGGHIAVRAWHDAGMLHVSIKDNGIGLEAGAIPRIFSMFEQSKTVAGQITSGLGIGLSLSRQFAEMHGGGVAAFSEGSGKGSEFVIDLPAVQLAPPEPAAAAAAAPVEINGAPHGKPSHVLVVDDNRDAADSLQALFQMEGFDVSAAYDGYAAVAALDSSRPDLIVMDLGMPGMDGYQAGRLIRQRPDAQHIMMIALTGWGQSDARRRTLDAGFDYHLIKPVDFVDIMRLVRQRFKRLPDQHRPPA; from the coding sequence CTGCGATGGGCCGGCCGAGCTGGCGCGGCAACTGGCGCTGGGCGCCGCCGGCGTGCTGACGGTCGAAGAGGCGTTGCCCGACGGCGGCTTGCAGGTGCTCAGCGAGTATGTGCGCAAGCAGCCGGACTGGTCGGACTTGCCAGTGATCTTGCTGAGCCGCGGCGGCCCGGATTCGAGTATCGTGCGCCACGCCGTGTCCAGCCTCGGCAACCTGACCTTGCTGGAACGGCCAGTGCATACCTTGACGCTGCTGACCTCGGTGCAGGCAATGCTGCGCGCCCGGACCAAGCAATACCATATGCGCGAAGGCGAGCGGCGCAAGGATGAATTCCTGGCCAGCCTGGGCCATGAGCTGCGCAATCCGCTGGCGCCGATCAAGACGTCGGTGGCGTTGCTCAGCCACTGGTATCCGGATACCCCGCAAGTGACGCGGGTGCGCGACGTGATCGAACGCCAGGTCACCCACCTGACCCGGCTGGTGGACGACTTGCTCGACGTGGCGCGCATCACCAGCGGCAAGATCGAGCTGCAATGCCAGGATATCCGCTTCAGCGCGGTGATCGGCCATGTCGCCGAACTGTCGCAACAGGCGGCGCTGGCCAAGCACATCACCATCGATTACAACTTGCCGCGCCATCCGATCCAGTTGTTTGCCGACCATGCGCGGCTGGTGCAAGTGCTATCGAACATCTTGTCGAACGCGGTCAAGTTCACGCCGCACGGCGGACATATCGCGGTGCGCGCCTGGCATGACGCCGGCATGCTGCATGTCAGTATCAAGGATAATGGCATCGGCCTCGAAGCGGGGGCGATCCCGCGTATCTTTTCGATGTTTGAACAGAGCAAGACCGTCGCCGGCCAGATCACCAGCGGACTGGGCATCGGCCTGAGCCTGTCGCGCCAATTCGCCGAAATGCATGGCGGCGGCGTCGCGGCGTTCAGCGAGGGCAGCGGCAAAGGCAGCGAATTTGTCATCGACTTACCGGCTGTGCAATTGGCGCCACCGGAACCAGCGGCGGCCGCCGCCGCTGCGCCAGTCGAGATCAATGGCGCGCCGCACGGCAAACCGTCGCACGTGCTGGTGGTGGATGACAACCGCGACGCCGCCGATTCGCTGCAAGCGTTATTCCAGATGGAGGGCTTCGACGTGTCGGCCGCCTACGACGGCTACGCGGCGGTGGCCGCGCTCGACAGCAGCAGGCCCGACTTGATCGTGATGGACCTGGGCATGCCGGGCATGGATGGCTACCAGGCCGGGCGCCTGATACGCCAGCGCCCGGACGCACAGCACATCATGATGATCGCGCTGACCGGCTGGGGCCAGAGCGACGCGCGGCGGCGCACGCTGGACGCCGGCTTCGACTACCACCTGATCAAGCCGGTCGATTTCGTCGACATCATGCGGCTGGTCAGGCAGCGCTTCAAGCGGCTGCCGGATCAGCATCGGCCGCCCGCTTAA
- a CDS encoding alpha/beta fold hydrolase: MFQTKVATSVVQRFSSRAGMLLSAMALAGAVHAAAPAERWKTLPPTPAPVHADHSGYAKVNGIRLYYAIVGKGAPVILLHGGLSNSDYWGKQIDALKKNRQVILVDSRGHGRSSRDAQPFGYDLMTDDVVALMDHLKIQKADIVGWSDGAIIGIDLALRHRERIGKVVAFAANTNVKGVNPEVEKNPTFGAFIERSGPEHIKLSGGTQKDHDSFVEQISKMWFSQPNWSDAQLKSISTPILVIDGDHDEAILRKHTDYIAATIPGASLKILPNASHFAFLQDPASFNQAIVTFLDAK; this comes from the coding sequence ATGTTTCAAACTAAGGTAGCGACATCCGTGGTGCAGCGCTTTTCCAGCCGCGCCGGCATGCTTCTTTCCGCCATGGCGCTGGCCGGCGCGGTGCATGCGGCGGCCCCGGCCGAACGCTGGAAAACCTTGCCGCCGACCCCGGCGCCGGTGCATGCCGACCACAGCGGTTACGCCAAGGTGAACGGCATTCGCCTGTATTACGCCATCGTCGGCAAGGGCGCGCCGGTGATCCTGCTGCACGGCGGCCTGTCGAATTCGGATTACTGGGGCAAGCAGATCGATGCGCTGAAAAAGAACCGCCAGGTGATCCTGGTCGACAGCCGCGGCCATGGCCGCAGCAGCCGCGACGCCCAGCCGTTCGGCTACGACTTGATGACCGACGATGTGGTGGCGCTGATGGATCATCTGAAAATCCAGAAGGCGGACATCGTCGGCTGGAGCGACGGCGCCATCATCGGCATCGACCTGGCGCTGCGCCACCGCGAGCGCATCGGCAAGGTGGTCGCGTTCGCCGCCAATACCAACGTCAAGGGCGTCAACCCGGAGGTCGAAAAGAATCCGACCTTTGGCGCGTTCATCGAGCGTTCCGGTCCGGAGCACATCAAACTGTCGGGCGGCACGCAAAAGGATCACGACAGTTTTGTCGAGCAAATCAGCAAGATGTGGTTCAGCCAGCCGAACTGGTCCGATGCGCAACTGAAATCGATCAGCACGCCTATCCTGGTCATTGATGGCGACCACGATGAAGCGATCCTGCGCAAGCACACCGATTACATCGCCGCCACCATCCCTGGCGCCAGCTTGAAGATCTTGCCGAACGCCAGTCACTTTGCGTTCTTGCAAGATCCAGCCAGTTTCAACCAGGCTATCGTGACTTTCCTCGACGCCAAATAA
- a CDS encoding MFS transporter, protein MSQNSQFSLLSQRRFAPFFWTQFFGAFNDNLFKTALMVILTYDALSWTTLDPSTITNLIPGLFILPYVVFSATAGQLADKFEKAGLARFVKWMELAIMAIAAAGWMTHTLWLLVAAVVGMGIHSTLFGPVKYAYLPQQLKPDELIGGNGLIEMGTFVGILLGEILGAVLVVYQPWGIQLVAGATVAVALLGLVASYRVPRTPAPEPDLQISWNPLMESIRNIGFSRKNRPVFLAMLGNSWFWFYGALILAQFPVYAKNYLHGGHGVFVLLLTVFSLGIGAGSLLCERLSGHKVEIGLVPFGSIGLSLFGIDLFFASNGYHNTGLVEVAAFLAQAGVLRILFDIVMIGLFGGFFIVPLFALIQVRCDPRHISRTIAGMNILNALFMVAAAGVAIVLLGQGFTIPQLFLITAILNALVAVYIFSLVPEFLVRFLAWLLIHTVHRVKVVDGERIPKEGAAVLVCNHVSYVDAIVIMAASPRPIRFVMDHRIFKMPLLGWLFLTAKAIPIAPAKEDPFLMEKAFVDIAQALHEGDLVCIFPEGKLTRTGQISEFRGGIAKILARSQVPVIPLALRGLWGHLLSHRSGHLFERAFKAGMRSRLSLAVGLPVAAADATPELLQQQVQQLRGNWK, encoded by the coding sequence ATGAGCCAGAACAGCCAGTTTTCCCTGTTGTCGCAGCGCCGCTTCGCGCCCTTTTTCTGGACTCAGTTTTTTGGCGCCTTCAACGACAATTTGTTCAAGACCGCGTTGATGGTGATCCTGACCTACGACGCGCTGAGCTGGACCACGCTGGACCCGTCGACCATCACCAACCTGATCCCCGGCCTGTTCATTTTGCCGTACGTGGTGTTTTCGGCGACGGCCGGGCAACTGGCCGACAAATTCGAAAAAGCCGGGCTGGCGCGTTTCGTCAAATGGATGGAGCTGGCCATCATGGCGATCGCCGCCGCCGGCTGGATGACGCATACCTTGTGGCTGCTGGTGGCGGCGGTGGTCGGCATGGGCATCCATTCGACGCTGTTCGGGCCGGTCAAATACGCGTATCTGCCGCAGCAATTGAAGCCGGATGAATTGATCGGCGGTAACGGCCTGATTGAAATGGGCACCTTTGTCGGCATCTTGCTCGGTGAAATACTGGGCGCGGTGCTGGTGGTTTACCAGCCGTGGGGCATTCAACTGGTGGCCGGCGCGACGGTCGCCGTGGCGCTGCTCGGCCTGGTTGCCAGCTACCGCGTGCCGCGCACGCCGGCGCCGGAACCGGACTTGCAGATCAGTTGGAATCCGCTAATGGAATCGATCCGCAATATCGGTTTTTCGCGCAAGAACCGGCCGGTGTTCCTGGCCATGCTCGGCAATTCCTGGTTCTGGTTTTACGGCGCGCTGATCCTGGCGCAATTCCCGGTCTACGCCAAGAATTACCTGCATGGCGGCCATGGCGTGTTCGTCTTGCTGCTGACCGTGTTTTCGCTCGGCATCGGCGCCGGTTCGCTGCTGTGCGAACGGCTGTCGGGCCACAAGGTCGAAATCGGCCTGGTGCCGTTCGGTTCGATCGGCCTGTCGCTGTTTGGCATCGACCTGTTTTTTGCCAGCAATGGCTACCATAATACCGGGCTGGTCGAAGTGGCCGCGTTCCTGGCGCAGGCCGGCGTGCTGCGCATCCTGTTCGATATCGTCATGATCGGCCTGTTCGGCGGCTTTTTCATCGTGCCGCTGTTTGCGCTGATCCAGGTGCGCTGCGACCCGCGGCATATTTCGCGCACCATCGCCGGCATGAATATCCTGAACGCGCTGTTCATGGTGGCGGCGGCCGGCGTGGCGATCGTGTTGCTGGGCCAGGGTTTCACGATCCCTCAGCTGTTCCTGATCACGGCGATCCTCAATGCGCTGGTGGCGGTCTATATTTTCTCGCTGGTGCCGGAATTCCTGGTGCGCTTCCTGGCCTGGCTGCTGATCCATACCGTGCACCGCGTCAAGGTGGTCGATGGTGAACGGATTCCGAAGGAAGGCGCGGCGGTGCTGGTGTGCAACCACGTCAGCTATGTCGACGCCATCGTCATCATGGCGGCCAGCCCGAGGCCGATCCGTTTCGTCATGGATCACCGGATTTTCAAGATGCCGCTGCTGGGCTGGCTGTTCCTTACCGCCAAGGCCATTCCAATCGCGCCGGCCAAGGAAGATCCATTCCTGATGGAAAAGGCGTTCGTCGATATCGCGCAAGCGCTGCACGAGGGCGACCTGGTGTGCATTTTCCCGGAAGGAAAATTGACGCGCACCGGCCAGATCAGCGAATTCCGCGGCGGTATCGCGAAGATCCTGGCGCGCTCGCAGGTGCCGGTGATTCCGCTGGCGCTGCGCGGCCTGTGGGGACATTTGCTGAGCCACCGCAGCGGCCATCTGTTCGAGCGCGCGTTCAAGGCCGGCATGCGTTCGCGGCTGTCGCTGGCGGTCGGTTTGCCGGTAGCGGCGGCCGACGCCACGCCGGAATTGCTGCAACAGCAGGTGCAGCAATTGCGCGGCAACTGGAAGTAA
- a CDS encoding outer membrane protein, giving the protein MNQKIIAVTIAAALSLPMLAHAEGAYLGANIGRSDLKADGDTRDQTAYKAYAGYDFTKNFGVEAAYVDFGKIKERDGNSSLSVKSSAFYVAATANWPLSEQFSLFAKAGASANRVKVDYSEPGFSENTKENKTSVMFGIGGVYAINKNLSVVAEYENFGKIYNRDGGDLKANLFSAGLRYKF; this is encoded by the coding sequence ATGAATCAAAAAATTATCGCCGTTACCATCGCCGCCGCTTTGTCGCTTCCTATGCTGGCCCACGCTGAAGGCGCTTACCTTGGCGCCAATATCGGCCGTTCTGATTTGAAAGCGGATGGCGATACCCGTGACCAAACCGCTTACAAAGCGTATGCCGGTTACGATTTCACCAAAAATTTTGGTGTGGAAGCAGCTTATGTCGATTTCGGAAAAATCAAGGAACGCGACGGTAATTCCTCGCTGAGCGTCAAGTCCAGCGCATTTTACGTCGCGGCGACCGCCAATTGGCCGCTGAGCGAGCAATTCTCGCTGTTCGCCAAAGCAGGCGCATCGGCCAATCGGGTTAAAGTTGACTACAGTGAGCCTGGTTTCTCGGAAAACACCAAGGAGAATAAAACCAGCGTCATGTTCGGCATCGGCGGCGTCTACGCCATCAACAAAAACCTGTCGGTCGTTGCCGAATACGAGAACTTCGGCAAAATATACAATCGCGATGGCGGCGATCTGAAAGCCAACCTGTTCTCGGCTGGCCTGCGTTACAAGTTCTAA
- a CDS encoding AbrB family transcriptional regulator, with the protein MLRPFLAALLLGFAGAALCLWLNTPLPWMIGPLFTTAILRLAGRDLRCPVRVREAGQWAIGSALGLYFTAPVLLALVSHAGWIVVAVAFALSLGCLCGWLLHKLSGTDRTTAFFAMAVGGASEMAVQSERHGAIVERVAAAHSLRIMLVVGIIPFAIRYWGQHGLGLGHDLYVPGAAQVDHGGLLLLVLLTSAAALVLKRWNVPNAWVIGPLLMALVLTGCGIHLSRLPEWMIRLGQLFIGIALGSRFTPGFLHAAPRYLASVALCSLLAMGLAAGFGLTLAHLAGLHPGTAILATSPGGIAEMSLTAKTLHLGVPVVTAFHVSRMVVLVLSIAPVFNGLKRWHKRRQ; encoded by the coding sequence ATGTTGCGGCCTTTCCTGGCGGCGCTGTTGCTGGGCTTTGCCGGCGCCGCGCTGTGCCTGTGGCTGAATACGCCGCTGCCGTGGATGATCGGTCCGCTGTTCACGACCGCGATCCTGCGCCTGGCCGGGCGCGACCTGCGCTGCCCGGTGCGGGTGCGCGAAGCGGGCCAGTGGGCCATCGGCAGCGCGCTGGGCTTGTACTTCACGGCGCCGGTGCTGCTGGCGCTGGTCAGCCATGCCGGCTGGATCGTGGTGGCGGTGGCCTTCGCGCTGAGCCTGGGCTGCCTGTGCGGCTGGCTGCTGCATAAACTGTCCGGCACCGACCGGACCACCGCGTTTTTTGCGATGGCCGTCGGCGGCGCGTCGGAAATGGCGGTGCAAAGCGAGCGCCATGGCGCCATCGTCGAACGGGTGGCCGCCGCGCACAGCCTGCGCATCATGCTGGTGGTCGGCATCATCCCGTTTGCGATCCGCTACTGGGGCCAGCACGGCCTGGGACTGGGGCATGACTTGTATGTGCCGGGCGCGGCGCAAGTCGATCATGGCGGCTTGCTGCTGCTGGTGCTGCTGACCAGCGCCGCCGCGCTGGTATTAAAACGCTGGAATGTGCCGAATGCGTGGGTCATCGGTCCGTTGCTGATGGCGCTGGTCTTGACCGGTTGCGGCATCCACCTGAGCCGTTTGCCGGAATGGATGATCAGGCTGGGCCAGCTCTTTATCGGCATTGCGCTGGGCAGCCGGTTTACGCCGGGCTTTTTGCATGCCGCGCCGCGCTACCTGGCCAGCGTGGCGTTGTGCAGCTTGCTGGCGATGGGACTGGCGGCGGGTTTCGGGCTGACCTTGGCGCACCTGGCCGGCCTCCATCCGGGCACCGCGATCCTGGCGACGTCGCCGGGCGGCATCGCTGAAATGTCGCTGACCGCCAAGACCCTGCACCTGGGCGTGCCGGTGGTGACGGCCTTCCACGTCTCGCGCATGGTGGTGCTGGTATTAAGCATCGCACCGGTATTTAACGGCCTGAAACGCTGGCATAAACGGCGCCAATAA
- a CDS encoding ABC transporter ATP-binding protein has protein sequence MNELTVNELYLDYGTGASANQILKGVSMHLQKGEVVALLGPSGSGKTTLLRAVAGLESPKGGTIDIGERRVFDGAKNFEMAAEQRNLGLVFQSYALWPHKTVFDNVAYGLKLRKMGSTEIAARIKEVLTQLGLGHLAERYPHQLSGGQQQRVAIARALVYNPPVILLDEPLSNLDAKLREEARAFLRELIVRLGLSALMVTHDQAEAMAISDRILLLNNGKIEQQGSPQSMYETPDTLFTAEFMGSNNRLPGQLLQRDGKTVRLQVDGQAMSGSARGANTGGDVSTVIRVEEVRISATQVDNAIELPLLTCMYLGDRWECLFHRAGANEISLRAYSKHKLDAGNYWLHMPADKLWVF, from the coding sequence ATGAATGAATTGACCGTCAACGAGCTGTACCTGGACTACGGCACCGGCGCCTCCGCCAACCAGATCCTGAAGGGTGTCTCGATGCACCTGCAAAAAGGCGAAGTGGTCGCCTTGCTGGGGCCTTCGGGCAGCGGCAAGACCACCTTGCTGCGCGCCGTGGCCGGGCTGGAAAGCCCGAAGGGCGGCACCATCGATATCGGCGAACGGCGCGTATTCGACGGCGCCAAAAATTTCGAGATGGCGGCCGAACAGCGCAACCTGGGCCTGGTGTTCCAGTCGTATGCGCTGTGGCCGCACAAGACCGTGTTCGATAACGTCGCCTACGGCTTGAAGCTGCGCAAGATGGGCAGCACCGAGATCGCCGCGCGCATCAAGGAAGTACTGACCCAGCTGGGTCTCGGCCATCTGGCCGAGCGTTATCCGCACCAATTGTCGGGCGGCCAGCAGCAACGGGTGGCGATCGCCCGCGCGCTGGTGTACAACCCGCCGGTGATCCTGCTCGACGAACCGCTGTCGAACCTGGACGCCAAGCTGCGCGAAGAAGCGCGCGCCTTCCTGCGCGAGCTGATCGTGCGGCTCGGCCTGTCGGCGCTGATGGTGACCCATGACCAGGCCGAGGCGATGGCGATTTCGGACCGCATCCTGTTGCTCAACAACGGCAAGATCGAACAGCAAGGTTCGCCGCAAAGCATGTATGAAACGCCGGATACGCTGTTCACCGCCGAATTCATGGGCAGCAATAACCGCTTGCCGGGCCAGCTGCTGCAGCGCGACGGCAAGACGGTTCGCCTGCAAGTCGATGGGCAAGCCATGAGCGGCAGCGCGCGCGGCGCCAATACCGGCGGCGACGTCAGCACCGTGATCCGGGTCGAGGAAGTGCGGATCAGCGCGACCCAGGTCGACAACGCGATCGAATTGCCGTTGCTGACCTGCATGTACCTGGGCGACCGCTGGGAATGCCTGTTCCACCGCGCCGGCGCCAATGAAATCAGCTTGCGCGCGTATTCCAAGCACAAGCTCGACGCCGGCAATTACTGGCTGCACATGCCGGCGGATAAGCTCTGGGTATTTTAA
- a CDS encoding ABC transporter permease produces the protein MQTATLPVHARSRLNWPRGVVVTLTCVAIFLPLFLIFYQSFLSAPFFMPVKELGFDAYRFIFDDPDFSMAFKNGMLMATGLAVIAVPLGGMLAFLMVRTDLPGRGWVAPLLLVPIFVSPMVMGFGYVVSMGPVGFYSVWVKELIGFVPWNIYSFTSIVVIAGLTHVPHVYLYASSALKSLGSDVEEAARVAGASPVQVMLNVSLPMIMPALAYAGVLVFFLGFEVFGLVLVLGDPEGHLVLATYLYKLTNKLGTPSYHLMAAVAVCLVMVTMPLVMIQRWLLKSANKYVSIKGKGARSKAMPLGRWKWLAFALLAGWLVFTIVLPISGIVLRSFVQYWGEGVHLADVLTLQHFRDIFEQPSLVRGIVNTILIGVIGGALAVMCYCGIALAMHRKPDGITRLLDYSVLVPRAVPGLLAGLSFLWMFLFVPAWIDGFLKTMDNGVAVWLSGHLIPLLREVRSTIFALWLAYSVVWMAYGMRLISTALLQVGPELEEAARAVGASRGQVTRDVTLPLIKYGLLGAWLMVFLIFEREYSTGVYLLSPGTEVIGAMLVSLWAGGSTDLVAALSFINITLVAIGLGIALRFGVKLHN, from the coding sequence ATGCAAACAGCTACCCTGCCGGTCCATGCCCGGTCGCGCCTGAACTGGCCGCGCGGCGTGGTCGTGACGCTTACCTGCGTCGCCATTTTTCTGCCGCTGTTCCTGATTTTCTACCAGAGTTTCCTGTCCGCGCCATTCTTCATGCCGGTCAAGGAACTCGGTTTCGACGCCTACCGTTTCATCTTCGACGATCCCGATTTCAGCATGGCCTTCAAGAACGGCATGCTGATGGCCACCGGCCTGGCGGTGATCGCCGTGCCGCTCGGCGGCATGCTGGCCTTCCTGATGGTGCGCACCGATTTGCCGGGCCGCGGCTGGGTTGCGCCGCTGCTGCTGGTGCCGATTTTCGTGTCGCCGATGGTGATGGGCTTCGGCTACGTCGTCTCGATGGGGCCGGTCGGCTTTTATTCGGTGTGGGTCAAGGAGCTGATCGGCTTCGTGCCCTGGAATATTTATTCGTTCACCAGCATCGTCGTCATCGCCGGCCTGACCCACGTGCCGCATGTCTACCTGTACGCCTCGTCGGCGCTGAAAAGCCTCGGCTCGGATGTCGAGGAAGCGGCCCGCGTGGCCGGCGCGTCGCCGGTGCAGGTGATGCTCAACGTGTCGCTGCCGATGATCATGCCGGCGCTGGCGTATGCCGGCGTGCTGGTGTTCTTCCTCGGGTTTGAAGTGTTCGGCCTGGTGCTGGTGCTGGGCGACCCGGAAGGCCACCTGGTGCTGGCGACCTACCTGTACAAGCTGACCAACAAGCTCGGCACGCCTTCTTACCATTTGATGGCGGCCGTCGCGGTGTGCCTGGTGATGGTGACCATGCCGCTGGTGATGATACAGCGCTGGCTGCTGAAGTCGGCCAACAAATATGTGTCGATCAAGGGCAAGGGCGCGCGCAGCAAGGCGATGCCGCTGGGCCGCTGGAAATGGCTGGCGTTCGCCTTGCTGGCCGGCTGGCTGGTGTTCACCATCGTGCTGCCGATTTCGGGCATCGTGCTGCGTTCGTTCGTGCAGTACTGGGGCGAAGGCGTGCACCTGGCCGACGTGCTGACCTTGCAGCATTTCCGCGATATTTTCGAGCAGCCGTCGCTGGTGCGCGGCATCGTCAACACCATCCTGATCGGCGTCATCGGCGGCGCGCTGGCGGTGATGTGCTATTGCGGCATTGCGCTGGCGATGCACCGCAAGCCGGACGGCATCACCCGCTTGCTCGACTACAGCGTGCTGGTGCCGCGCGCCGTGCCCGGCTTGCTGGCCGGCCTGTCGTTCCTGTGGATGTTCCTGTTCGTGCCGGCCTGGATCGACGGCTTCCTGAAAACCATGGACAACGGCGTCGCCGTCTGGCTCAGCGGCCACCTGATCCCGCTGCTGCGCGAAGTGCGCTCGACCATCTTCGCCCTGTGGCTGGCCTATTCGGTGGTGTGGATGGCGTACGGCATGCGCCTGATTTCGACCGCGCTGCTGCAAGTCGGCCCGGAACTGGAGGAAGCGGCGCGCGCGGTCGGCGCCAGCCGCGGCCAGGTGACCCGCGACGTCACCCTGCCGCTGATCAAGTACGGCCTGCTGGGCGCGTGGCTGATGGTGTTCCTGATTTTCGAGCGCGAATATTCGACCGGCGTCTACCTGCTGTCGCCGGGCACCGAAGTGATCGGTGCGATGCTGGTGTCGCTGTGGGCCGGCGGTTCGACCGACCTGGTGGCGGCGCTGTCGTTCATCAACATCACCCTGGTGGCCATCGGCCTGGGGATCGCCTTGCGCTTTGGCGTCAAGCTGCATAACTAA
- a CDS encoding ABC transporter substrate-binding protein yields the protein MISKTMMAAALASALAGMAGAAYGQVPAGYPADYQKIIDAAKKEGKVVIYGATDSKAAAPLIKDFNALYPGITVEYNDMNSTEVYNRFISEVAAGGNTADVMWSSAMDLQMRLASDGYALKYKSVEAARIPGWAMWDDMAYGTTFEPAAIVYNKRLVDPKEVPATHADFAKLITQPKFKDKVTTYDIEKSGVGFMFMTQDAKEFPKFPDLQNAFGVAKVRVQSSTGTMMERISSGENLIGYNVLGSYALVRAKTDPSIGVVLPKDYTLILSRVQFINKNAKNVNAGKLWLDYVLSQRGQTVIANDSKLFAIRADVKGETTSSDLIRQIGAENIKPVPVHPIVLQFLGPAKRMAFLKQWKETAGKK from the coding sequence ATGATTTCGAAAACCATGATGGCCGCAGCTTTGGCAAGCGCATTGGCAGGCATGGCCGGCGCGGCGTACGGGCAAGTGCCGGCCGGCTACCCCGCCGACTACCAGAAGATCATCGACGCCGCGAAAAAAGAAGGCAAGGTCGTGATTTACGGCGCCACCGACAGCAAGGCCGCCGCGCCGCTGATCAAGGACTTTAATGCGCTGTACCCGGGCATTACGGTCGAATACAACGACATGAATTCGACCGAAGTGTACAACCGCTTCATTTCCGAAGTGGCGGCCGGCGGCAATACCGCCGACGTGATGTGGTCGTCGGCGATGGACTTGCAGATGCGCCTCGCATCCGACGGCTACGCGCTGAAATACAAATCGGTCGAAGCGGCCAGGATCCCGGGCTGGGCGATGTGGGACGACATGGCCTACGGCACCACCTTCGAGCCGGCGGCGATCGTCTACAACAAGCGCCTGGTCGATCCGAAGGAAGTGCCGGCCACCCACGCCGACTTCGCCAAGCTGATCACCCAGCCGAAGTTCAAGGACAAGGTTACCACCTACGACATCGAAAAATCCGGCGTCGGCTTCATGTTCATGACCCAGGACGCCAAGGAATTCCCGAAATTCCCGGACTTGCAAAACGCCTTCGGCGTCGCCAAGGTGCGCGTGCAATCGTCCACCGGCACCATGATGGAACGTATCTCGTCGGGTGAAAACCTGATCGGCTACAACGTGCTCGGTTCGTACGCGCTGGTGCGCGCCAAGACCGACCCGTCGATCGGCGTGGTGCTGCCGAAGGATTACACGCTGATACTGTCGCGTGTCCAGTTCATCAACAAGAACGCCAAAAACGTCAACGCCGGCAAGCTGTGGCTCGACTACGTGCTGTCGCAGCGCGGCCAGACCGTGATCGCCAACGATTCCAAGCTGTTCGCGATCCGCGCCGACGTCAAGGGCGAGACCACCTCGTCCGACCTGATCAGGCAGATCGGCGCCGAGAATATCAAGCCGGTGCCGGTGCACCCGATCGTGCTGCAATTCCTGGGGCCGGCCAAGCGCATGGCTTTCCTGAAACAGTGGAAAGAAACTGCCGGTAAAAAATAA
- a CDS encoding Bug family tripartite tricarboxylate transporter substrate binding protein translates to MSLKPFFALLAGLACMPVQAAPAECIVPSKPGGAMDLTCKLVQKGLRVLPAADAREMRISYLPGGIGAVAWHSMVSQQRRAEPDTMVAFSGGSLLNLAQGKFGKARAGDVRWVAALGADYGMIAVRADSPFKTLADLTDALKHEPDKVLIGVSGTIGSQDWVKMALVARQAGIDPKVLRFVALEGGGEVFTAMQASFVQVVSGDTSEATLNVASNNTRVLAVLSEHRLPGLLANAPTAREQGVDVVWPIIRGVWMAPQVPEADYQQWVAAFNHMLATPQFAQLRTAAGLFPFGLTGPALTEYVKKAVDDYGKRASELGLLR, encoded by the coding sequence ATGTCGCTGAAACCGTTTTTCGCCTTGCTGGCCGGGCTGGCATGCATGCCGGTCCAGGCCGCGCCGGCCGAGTGCATCGTGCCGTCCAAGCCGGGCGGCGCGATGGACCTGACTTGCAAGCTGGTCCAGAAGGGCTTGCGCGTGCTGCCGGCGGCCGATGCGCGCGAGATGCGCATTTCGTATCTGCCGGGCGGCATCGGCGCGGTGGCGTGGCATTCGATGGTGTCGCAGCAAAGGCGCGCCGAACCGGACACCATGGTGGCGTTTTCGGGCGGTTCGCTGCTCAACCTGGCGCAGGGCAAGTTCGGCAAGGCGCGCGCCGGCGATGTGCGCTGGGTGGCCGCGCTGGGCGCCGACTACGGCATGATCGCGGTGCGCGCCGATTCGCCGTTCAAGACGCTGGCCGACCTGACCGACGCCTTGAAGCATGAGCCGGACAAGGTCTTGATCGGCGTCTCCGGCACCATCGGCAGCCAGGACTGGGTCAAGATGGCGCTGGTGGCGCGCCAGGCCGGCATCGATCCCAAGGTGCTGCGTTTCGTCGCGCTGGAAGGCGGCGGCGAGGTGTTCACCGCGATGCAGGCCAGTTTTGTGCAGGTGGTGTCGGGCGATACCTCGGAAGCCACGCTGAACGTGGCCAGTAATAATACCCGCGTGCTGGCGGTGCTGTCCGAGCACCGTTTGCCCGGCTTGCTGGCCAATGCGCCGACCGCGCGCGAGCAGGGCGTCGACGTGGTCTGGCCGATCATCCGCGGCGTCTGGATGGCGCCGCAAGTGCCGGAAGCCGATTATCAACAATGGGTGGCGGCGTTCAACCATATGCTGGCCACGCCCCAATTTGCGCAATTGCGCACCGCCGCCGGCTTATTCCCGTTCGGACTGACCGGGCCGGCGCTGACCGAGTATGTCAAAAAAGCCGTGGACGACTACGGCAAGCGCGCCAGCGAACTGGGTCTGCTGCGTTGA